In the Catenovulum adriaticum genome, CATTTTGGCAGACATCGAATATGCCAATAACGAGGTTATTTTACACACCGACCATCGCATTTTACCTAAAAGACGAGCGGCATGGGCTGCCTGGAATTATGATTTGTCGGCAACTAATAAACAGGCTGCTACCTTAACTTACAATATGAATATACTTCAGGGAATAAAAAGTGACACCACTTTTTGTGTGACGTTAAATCAAACCGAGCAAATTGATTCAACAAAAATTATCGGCCGTTACCAATATGCACACCCTGTCTATAATCAAAAAAGTATTAATGCGCAACAAAAACGCGCTGAGATAAATGGTGTTGATGGTATCTATTATTGTGGAGCTTATTGGTACAACGGGTTTCATGAAGATGGTATTCGTAGTGCGTTAGATGTGTGCTCGTTATTAGAGGCTAATTATTTTGACTAAGCAAATTGGGGCATCATTCCATGGCTTTAATAGTGCCATTTATCAAGGCACGACTTATCATAAGCGGTTCACGCCTAAAATACATGCGTTTAGCTATCCTATTTATTTTTTGTGGCTAGATCTGGATGAAATTCCTTTGCTTCATCAAAATATTAAATATCTCTCCAGTAAAAAATATTCGATTGCTAGCTTTAATGAAGCGGATTATCAGCCTGATGATTTTGCCAATATTGACCAGCCAGAACTCATGTTTAAACAAACGCTCAAGCAAAACATGATCAATAAAGCCTATTCATTAGGTGAAAAAGCGCAAATAGATCAGGTATTTTTACTGGGTCAAATTCGAACTTGGGGCCTGTATTTCAGCCCGGTTAATTTTTATTATTTATATCAACAAGGTCGACTTATTTCGATCTTAGCTCAAGTCAGCAATACGCCATGGAATGAAAAACACTATTATTTAGTGCCATTTCAAGCAAACACTTATATTTGTGATAAAGAATTTCATGTTTCTCCATTTAATAATTTAGATATGCAGTACGCATGGAAAACGAGTGAGCCGTCTCAAAACTTAAACCTACATATTGAGAATATTAAAGACGGAAAACTCTTCCACGCTGGCATC is a window encoding:
- a CDS encoding DUF1365 domain-containing protein; amino-acid sequence: MTKQIGASFHGFNSAIYQGTTYHKRFTPKIHAFSYPIYFLWLDLDEIPLLHQNIKYLSSKKYSIASFNEADYQPDDFANIDQPELMFKQTLKQNMINKAYSLGEKAQIDQVFLLGQIRTWGLYFSPVNFYYLYQQGRLISILAQVSNTPWNEKHYYLVPFQANTYICDKEFHVSPFNNLDMQYAWKTSEPSQNLNLHIENIKDGKLFHAGISLKRQALNNKNFNRLLIKFPWMCVKTIFAIYWQAVKLWLKGIPFYGYVEHKK